From Rutidosis leptorrhynchoides isolate AG116_Rl617_1_P2 chromosome 3, CSIRO_AGI_Rlap_v1, whole genome shotgun sequence, a single genomic window includes:
- the LOC139895853 gene encoding protein phosphatase 2C 37-like encodes MAGMCCRVVGETKTPMGEPTGGRQIRRRRMDIQLKFLATAASDVVMPLSDTTPTKRRKIETIQTEVSTSSDAEGKEDSRFGLTVVRGRRRDLEDAVAVKPSFCNDMHYYGVYDGHGCSHVVMKCKSRMHEIVKEEIEKNNLKSVEWNETMVTSFSRMDKDVTEWSNGVSSSDCRCELQTPQCDVVGSTAVVSVVTSDKIIVGNCGDSRAVLCRNGVAIPLSTDHKPDRPDELERIEKAGGRIIYWDGARVLGVLAMSRAIGDSYLKPYVIPEPEVTVTERTGDDECLILASDGLWDVVSNDVACSVARMCLSSQEVPSPPRSPGSELNVARGESLDKACSDASILLTKLALARRSMDNISVVVVDLRRNL; translated from the exons ATGGCTGGTATGTGTTGCCGTGTTGTTGGTGAAACAAAAACACCAATGGGTGAACCTACCGGTGGCCGTCAAATTAGACGACGTCGTATGGATATACAACTTAAATTCCTCGCCACTGCTGCTTCTGACGTCGTTATGCCTTTATCTGATACCACACCTACAAAACGTCGAAAAATTGAAACGATTCAAACTGAAGTTAGCACATCGTCAGATGCTGAAGGAAAAGAAGATTCTAGATTCGGTTTAACGGTTGTGCGTGGAAGAAGACGAGATTTAGAAGATGCCGTTGCTGTTAAACCGTCGTTTTGTAACGATATGCATTATTACGGTGTTTACGATGGTCATGGATGCTCACAT GTGGTGATGAAATGTAAGAGCAGAATGCACGAGATAGTGAAAGAAGAAATAGAGAAGAATAACTTGAAATCAGTTGAATGGAACGAAACGATGGTAACGAGTTTTTCGCGTATGGATAAAGACGTAACGGAATGGAGTAACGGCGTTTCGAGCTCCGATTGTAGGTGTGAGCTTCAAACTCCACAGTGTGACGTTGTTGGATCTACTGCCGTTGTTTCAGTTGTCACTTCTGATAAAATCATCGTCGGAAATTGCGGTGATTCGCGCGCTGTTCTTTGCCGAAATGGCGTTGCTATACCTCTGTCCACTGATCACAAG CCTGATCGACCTGACGAGCTCGAACGAATAGAAAAAGCCGGTGGCCGAATTATATATTGGGATGGCGCTCGAGTGCTCGGCGTGCTAGCAATGTCTCGAGCTAtcg GTGACAGTTATTTGAAACCGTACGTAATACCGGAACCGGAAGTAACCGTAACGGAACGGACTGGTGATGATGAGTGCCTAATCCTTGCTAGTGATGGACTTTGGGACGTGGTTTCTAATGATGTGGCTTGTAGTGTCGCGCGCATGTGTTTGAGCTCACAGGAGGTTCCATCGCCACCGAGATCTCCCGGGAGTGAACTAAATGTCGCTCGCGGTGAGAGCTTGGATAAGGCGTGTTCCGATGCGTCGATTCTATTAACGAAATTAGCGTTGGCTAGACGAAGTATGGATAACATTAGTGTCGTCGTGGTTGATTTAAGAAGAAATTTGTAG